A genomic stretch from Deltaproteobacteria bacterium includes:
- a CDS encoding MFS transporter, with translation MQPRARFDGWRIVALGAALIWLGPGLLETFGFLVTPLGAEFGLDAQSLGTGMALFILALALTGPLVGLLLDLGPLRPVLLGALALGAGSLAAASRAESVPALAAFAVLAAIGIGAYGQIGPQVMVAGWFVRRRSRALALTSLGTSAAGITIPLVGQELIARLGWRGALLTLACTALVLLGPAIAAFAVKRPEDVGQLPDGDAPDQNVTPESFGSAAASPAEPEGAVGALLRDRNFWVLGASLAIATAASLGGVFVVKHMENVGVPASDARWVASAMSVGAFCGRIATGWLHERFPKQVVAAVVFALSGVGWIGVAHSQSLAGFLAIALPAGFAGGGFGVSGPVLQAACFGPRVLGRAMGLHGVLGLPLLLAAPPLVGRAADVAGSFVPVFTGLAGVMLVGAIAMLLVRPPREGAR, from the coding sequence ATGCAACCGCGCGCGCGCTTCGATGGCTGGCGGATCGTCGCGCTCGGGGCGGCGCTGATCTGGCTCGGGCCCGGCCTGCTCGAGACCTTCGGTTTCCTGGTCACGCCGCTCGGCGCCGAGTTCGGCCTCGACGCGCAGTCGCTCGGCACGGGCATGGCGCTGTTCATCCTCGCGCTCGCGCTCACCGGTCCACTGGTGGGCTTGCTGCTCGACTTGGGCCCGCTGCGCCCGGTGTTGTTAGGGGCCCTCGCGCTCGGCGCCGGTTCGCTCGCCGCGGCCTCGCGAGCGGAGAGCGTGCCCGCGCTCGCTGCGTTCGCGGTGTTGGCCGCAATCGGCATCGGCGCCTACGGACAGATCGGTCCGCAGGTGATGGTCGCGGGCTGGTTCGTGCGCAGGCGCAGCCGCGCGCTCGCGCTCACGAGCCTCGGCACGAGCGCCGCAGGCATCACGATCCCGCTCGTCGGGCAAGAGCTGATCGCGCGGCTCGGCTGGCGCGGCGCACTGCTCACCCTCGCGTGCACGGCGCTCGTACTGCTCGGCCCCGCGATCGCGGCGTTCGCGGTGAAGCGGCCCGAGGACGTGGGGCAGCTGCCGGACGGCGACGCACCCGACCAGAACGTGACGCCCGAGTCGTTCGGCAGCGCGGCGGCTTCCCCCGCGGAGCCCGAAGGCGCGGTGGGCGCGCTGCTGCGGGACCGCAATTTCTGGGTGCTGGGAGCGTCGCTCGCGATCGCTACGGCCGCCTCGCTCGGCGGCGTCTTCGTGGTGAAGCACATGGAGAACGTGGGTGTGCCGGCGAGCGACGCACGCTGGGTCGCGTCGGCGATGTCGGTGGGCGCGTTCTGCGGCCGCATCGCGACGGGCTGGCTGCACGAGCGCTTCCCGAAGCAGGTCGTAGCCGCGGTGGTGTTCGCGCTCTCGGGCGTGGGCTGGATCGGCGTCGCGCACTCGCAGAGCCTCGCGGGCTTCCTCGCGATCGCGCTGCCCGCGGGCTTCGCGGGCGGCGGCTTCGGCGTCTCGGGGCCGGTGCTGCAGGCAGCGTGCTTCGGTCCGCGCGTGCTCGGGCGCGCGATGGGCCTGCACGGCGTGCTCGGCTTGCCCTTGTTGTTGGCGGCGCCGCCGCTCGTGGGTCGCGCCGCCGACGTCGCGGGCAGCTTCGTGCCCGTGTTCACGGGGCTCGCAGGCGTGATGCTCGTCGGCGCCATCGCCATGCTGCTCGTGAGGCCGCCGCGCGAGGGCGCGCGCTGA
- a CDS encoding thioredoxin family protein → MWQSLYEELGSLGFVPITIALDRNADEPRPFVEKAKPTHPSLLDTEHRVAELFHIVNVPTMIWIDERGVIVRPQDNQFGTDTFTQFHGKSSGIYLELVRKWVREGKGALAADEVRKHQQTPTPEWQLARAERALAWHLHKAGRSEAAERHFVRAGQLAPKDWTIRRGSMPIRGLNPFGPDFFELAKQGGAEFPMDEVSKTRVAPRATL, encoded by the coding sequence GTGTGGCAGTCGCTGTATGAAGAGTTGGGATCGCTCGGCTTCGTGCCGATCACCATCGCGCTCGACCGCAATGCGGACGAGCCGCGGCCGTTCGTGGAGAAGGCGAAGCCCACGCATCCGAGCCTGCTCGACACCGAGCACCGCGTGGCGGAGCTGTTCCACATCGTGAACGTGCCGACCATGATCTGGATCGACGAGCGCGGCGTGATCGTGCGCCCGCAGGACAACCAGTTCGGCACCGACACGTTCACGCAGTTCCACGGGAAATCGTCGGGGATCTATCTCGAGCTCGTGCGCAAGTGGGTGCGCGAAGGCAAGGGCGCGCTGGCGGCGGACGAGGTGCGCAAGCACCAGCAGACGCCGACGCCGGAGTGGCAGCTCGCGCGTGCAGAGCGCGCGCTCGCGTGGCACCTCCACAAGGCGGGGCGCAGCGAGGCGGCGGAGCGCCACTTCGTGCGCGCCGGCCAGCTCGCGCCCAAGGACTGGACGATTCGCCGCGGCTCGATGCCGATCCGCGGGCTGAACCCGTTCGGCCCGGACTTCTTCGAGCTGGCGAAGCAGGGCGGCGCGGAGTTCCCGATGGACGAAGTGTCGAAGACGCGCGTCGCGCCGCGGGCCACGCTTTGA